The DNA region AAGCCAGGTCTGCTTCGCATCCCTTTGTCTTTTTTCTTTCTTCGATCTGCTCAGATGGGATCTGGCAGCTCTCAGAAAGAAAAAAGCCAGAGACTTTCGTCACTGGCTTTACCGGTTGTAGCGGGGGTTGGATTCGAACCAACGGCCTTTGGGTTATGAGCCCAACGAGCTACCACTGCTCCACCCCGCAGTATTAAGCTTAAACAGATTTTTCCATTTCTTTTAAGCAGGTGCAAATGTAAAAGATTTTATTCAATTCTGCAAACATACTTTTCGGGTTCATTGCAATGATATTGAGCTTGTGGAAATTGATATTGAGCTTGTCGAAATAAGGTTGCTGAGCAAGCCGAAGCAAGGTTGCTGAGCTAGTCGAAGCAGGGTTATTGAGCTTGTCGAAATAGGGTTATTGAGCTTGTCGAAATAATATCGTAATTTTGATGCCCTAAAAAAGAGCTCTATGCCTCGTATCTTTGAAGCAACTGATATACCTGCCGATGAAAAGGAAGTGCGCAGGGATTATTTTGACCGGCATTCTCCCAGAATAATCTGTGAAAGTACGGCGAAAAGGGGGGAGAAGTTCCGGGTAAAAGTGGTGATTGGGGATGAGTACCAGCACCCGGATGAAGGGGATCATTATATCAGCTTTATTCAGCTTTGGAACAGGGAGACCTTTCTGGCCCAGGTCCATTTTACCCCAGGTATGCTGGGAGGGAAACCAGGTCAGGTTGAGGTCGATTTTTATCTTGTTCCCTCTGTAAGTATGAATCTGACTGCCCTGGCCAATTGTACAAAACATGGTTTGTGGCAAAGCAAACAGGTTGATGTGAAGGTCACAGACGGACAGGAATAATTTAACTGACACAGTTCGTATGGCAAAGGAAAAACGCAATGGTTTTCTGACAAAGCTCAGAAACAAGTACAGGCTCATTATTTACAACGACGACACCTTCAGTGAAGTATGGTTTATAAAGCTTACTCCGCTGAACCTGCTTGCGATTTTGGGTACTTCGTTTGTAGCAATGATTGTGCTTTTTTATGTACTCATTGCTTACACTTCGGTAAGAGAGCTGATTCCGGGTTACCCTACGGAAGAGATGCGGCTCAGGGCGTTAAAGGCGGCCGAACAGCTTGATTCCCTTTCATACCAGATAGCCCTGCGTGATCAGAAATTGCAGATTATTAGTGACATCCTGTCAGGGAAACCCCCTTCTTCTTCTGATACATCCCAGCAGGCAGTCGAACCTGTTACTCCTGCTGCCTTTCATCGGTCACCTGAGGATAGTATGCTCCGGCAGTCGGTGGAGGAGGAAGACAAGTTCAGTGTAATTCCGCGTCAGGAAACGTCTTCTCCTGTGGCATATACAAACTTTGCAAGCCAGTTGTTTTTTCCCCCTGTCCGGGGTATTGTAACCAATTCATTTGATCCGCAAACCGGACATTATGGTACCGATATTGTATGCCAGCCCGGCGAAGGCATCAAGTCAGTGATGAGCGGGACGGTACTTCTTTCGGCCTGGACCATCGAAACCGGCTATCTGCTTGTCATTCAGCATCCGAATAATCTTATTTCCGTTTACAAGCACAATGCCGAGCTTCTCAAACAGACCGGCAACATGGTAAAGGCAGGCGAGGTAATCGCTATTGTGGGCAATTCCGGAGAGTATACCTCGGGGCCGCATCTGCATTTTGAACTCTGGCATAACGGCATTCCGGTCAATCCGGAAGATTATATACTGTTCTGATTTCTGTGAAACGCATAGCGATACTTGGTTCGACCGGTTCCATCGGAACGCAGGCTCTGGAAGTGATCAGAGCCAATCCGGAACGTTTCAGGGTGGATGTTCTTTCTACAAACAACCGTACGGATCTTCTCATTCAGCAGGCTGTTGAATTCCTGCCCGAAGTGGTGGTGGTTGGCAATCAGGAAAAATACCCTCAGGTAAGGGATGCTTTGAAAGGTTACCGGATCAGAGTGCTGTCAGGGCGGGAAGGGCTAAACGAAGCGGTGAAACTGCCCGGAACAGAGGTTGTGCTTTCTGCTCTGGTTGGTTATGCCGGTCTTGAGCCCACGATTGGTGCTATTGAAGCAGGGAAGAACATTGCCCTTGCCAATAAGGAAACAATGGTCATAGCCGGAGAACTGGTCACCCGGCTCGCCCGCAGGAAAAATGTTTCCATTCTGCCGGTTGATTCGGAACATTCGGCCATATTTCAGTGTCTCATCGGAGAAGAAGAAAATAAAGCAGAAAAAATCATTCTGACAGCTTCGGGAGGCCCCTTCCGGAACCTGCCTGCTGACAAACTGCATGAAGTAACGCTGGAAGATGCACTGCGGCATCCCAACTGGTGTATGGGTTCCAAGATTACCATCGATTCTGCCTCGCTGATGAACAAGGGGCTGGAAATTATTGAAGCCCGGTGGCTCTTCGGATTGTCTCCCGATCAGATTGAAGTGGTGATTCACCCGCAAAGCATCATCCACTCCATGGTGCAGTTTCGTGATGGTTCCATTAAAGCCCAGATGGGTTTGCCGGATATGCGCTTGCCCATTTTGTTTGCTCTGGGATATCCTTTGCGCATACCATCCGATTTTCCCAGGCTGGACTTCAGAAAGGCCATGAATCTTCAGTTCGAACCCCCTGATGTGCAGAAATTTCCCTGCTTGCAGATTGCTTTCGATTGCATGAGGGCAGGAGGGAACATGCCCTGCATAATGAATGCAGCCAACGAGGTTGCTGTTGGGGCATTTATTGAAGGGAAAATTGCTTTTACAAAAATTCCTGAGATTATCAGCCGTACATTGGAAAAATCTGAATATATTGCTGTTCCTGATCTTAACGATTATCATCGTTCCGACAGGCTGGCACGGGAAATTGCACGAATATTAATTTAAACATTGTTACATGGAAATTCTGATAAGGATTATTCAATTTCTGCTTTCCATTTCGATTCTTGTTATTTTGCATGAAACAGGGCATTTTGTTTTTGCCAGATTATTCAAGACCAGGGTTGAAAAATTCTACTTGTTTTTTAATCCGTGGTTTAGCCTGTTCAAGGTGAAAAGGGGAGAGACGGAGTACGGGATTGGCTGGTTACCGCTGGGTGGTTATGTTAAAATAGCGGGAATGATTGATGAATCGCTTGACAAAGAGCAGCTCAAACAACCTCCGCAGCCCTGGGAATTTCGTTCCAAACCTGCCTGGCAACGATTGTTCATTATGCTGGGAGGGGTGCTGGTGAATTTTCTGCTGGCGTTTATTATCTACATAAGTGTTTTGTTCGTATGGGGCGAAGATTACCTGCCGGCCCAAAATGCACGGTATGGCATTATGGCCGATTCGCTGGCCTTGCAGATTGGCCTGCAGAACGGCGATCATATTGTTGCCATCGACAATAAACCGGTTGAGGACTTTCACGACATTATCAAGATGATTGCCCTGGAGGATGCCAGAACGATTCAGGTTAGGCGCGACAGCCAGATGCTGACGATTTCCGTTCCGGATACCCTGGTGTCAGTTCTCCTGAAGAAGCCGCGTTTTGTGGATGTTCGCATACCTTTTGTAGTGGGCGATTTTACCAAAAACTCAATTGCCCGTGAGGCTGGATTTCAGAAAGAGGACAGTCTGGTGGCCATTAATGGAGAGCCCTATGTCTTTTTTGACGAATTCCGGTCGGCATTTTCCAGGCATAAAGGCGACAGTGTTACGGTCACTGTTATCCGCAAAGGGAATCCTGTTGATATACGTCTCAGGGTGCCTGAAACCGGCCTGCTGGGTATTTATCCCGTCGGAGATCTCAGCCGCTTTTTCCAGATCAAACATCTGCGGTACGGATTTTTTGCCGCTATTCCGGCCGGTATACAAAAGGGGTATCAGACCAGTATTGATTACATCCGTCAGTTTAAATTGATTTTTTCACGCAAAACCAAAGGGTACGAATCGTTAGGCGGATTCATAACCATCGGGAGCATCTTTCCCGGCCAGTGGGACTGGCAGGCATTCTGGTCGATGACGGCCTTCCTATCCATCATTCTGGCTATCATGAACATTCTTCCCATTCCGGCACTTGACGGAGGGCATGTTTTGTTCCTCCTTTATGAAATCGTGACGGGGAGGAAGCCGGGGGACAAATTCCTCGAGTATGCCCAGATTGTTGGGATGAGCCTTCTTCTGGCACTTATTCTCTATGCCAACCTCAATGATATTATCAAGCTTTTCCGGTAAAAGAAATGATTTCAGGAATTTACACCGGCATGAGCCATCATTAATCATTAAAAATCGAAATATATTTTGTATCTTTGTACGATGTTTTAAAAATGAAGATTATGAATCCTTTTATTTTGCTGGGCGTGATTGGGCCAGGACAGGTGATTCTCATTGTTGCCATCATCCTGCTTCTCTTTGGAGGTCGCAAAATTCCTGAGCTCATGAAGGGTTTAGGCGAAGGAATCAGGGAATTTAAAAAAGCCTCGAGACTGGAGGAAGAAAGTTCTGATTCTGAAAAGAAACCCATAGAAAAGTCCTGATACGCTCATATAAAGATGCATTACCCTGCCAACGCTTTTATTCAGGCATTGGGGGGTTTTTTATTTTCTGTCAGCTACCCAAAAAGTACCTCAAGTATAAGAAAATCTAACGGTTGCCTGTAAACGCCAACCGTAAGATTTTCTGTTAGGGAATTTTACCGTAAACCGCGCACAGGTCGCTATGCGTAATATTCTGCCTGTATTCGGAACTCGGAAAACGCAAACAAAAGCTTACTACCATTTCCCAGAAGAAAATTTTCTTATGAACAGGAACCTCATGTGCGCTGACATGGCAAAATAAGTAGCCCGGGCTGTTGTGAATGCCGGAATGCATAGAAAATTTTTCAGAACCGAATTGCATAAAAAAAACAAGAGCCCTGAAAGGGCGGCATTATTGTAGTAGAATAAAGTCACAGAATAATTTCCGGAGCCCCGAAGGGGCGATATTATAAGCTATTCGACAGAGTTTCCTCCGAACAAAATTGATTTTTAAGGGCCGGATAGCCTGCCCCGCCAAAGCGGGGGAACCCCCATGGTTTGAATTTTGTTCATAGGTTTTTGTGTCTGTAATTCATGGGTGTTTCGTCAATATGTTGTACTTTTATCGAAGATTTAAATCATGCGTCATGAAGCGAACTTTATTGATTTTGAGCCAGATTCCGGTTTTTCTGCTTCTGTTAGCCGGCTGTAAGGAAAACCAGCGTCCAATGTTGCCTCCCGTTGCGGGGACTGCCTATGATGTTCTTGTAGTAATGCCCAAATATCAGTGGGAGGGAGTTCTTGGAGATACCATGCGTTCCCTTCTGGCTTATCCCATTCCGTATTTTCCTCAAAGAGAGCCTATTCTGACGCTCCGGCATGTTCAGCCTGACGGATTCAAAGGGATCTTTCAAACCTACCGCAATGTGCTAATTATCAGTATTGGAAACCAGTACGATAAAGCCAGGCTGTTACTAAGCCGGGATGTGTCGGCCAAAACCCAGATTATATACGAACTGCAGGGGCCCAATCAGGCAGCTGTCATTGATCTGCTCGTTCAGAACAGTCAGCAGATTGTGGGTACAATCCTCAATACCGAACGACTGCGCACTGTCGAGCTGAACAAGAAATACTATGACAAAAACATTCATGATAAGTTGCTGAAAAATCATTCCCTTTCTTTGTCTATACCCCAGGGCTTTGCCATACAGGTTGATACAGGCAATTTTGTATGGATTGAGCAGATGAGGGGAGACAATATTCTTGGTTTACTCATCTGGACCTATCCATATAAGGATACCCTTCAGCTCACAAAACAGGCTTTACTGGCCAAACGAAATGAAATTCTCCGACGGAATGTGCCGGGCAAAGATCCCGGTTCCTATATGACTACAGAAAAGATTTTTGAACCTCTGTTTGATGTGAACAGGCTCGGAAATCAAATATTTTACCAGCTCTCAGGGCTGTGGACAGTCGAAAAAGGATTTATGGGAGGCCCCTTTATTAATGTCACCACCATTGATCATGTCAGGAAGCGTATTGTGACAGTGGACGGATTTGTATTTGCTCCCAACCAGCAGAAAAGAAACTGGCTTTTCCAGCTCGAAGCCATTGCGTATACCATTAGTTTTCCTGAATAGTTCAAACAGCCTTTTCAATTGTTTCGTATTTCTGATTTCTGTATCTTGGTACAAAGCCAGCGGAAATGATAAGTTTTTTGAGGTCTTCCGGAGAGAGCCGATAATTTGCTCCCGCTGAAGAAACGACATTTTCTTCTATCATTACCGAACCCAGGTCATCGGCTCCCGCATACAGGCATATCTGGGCAGTATCTGGTCCTACCGTCAGCCAGCTGGCCTGAATATGGCGGATATTCGGAAGCAT from Bacteroidales bacterium includes:
- a CDS encoding dethiobiotin synthase; protein product: MPRIFEATDIPADEKEVRRDYFDRHSPRIICESTAKRGEKFRVKVVIGDEYQHPDEGDHYISFIQLWNRETFLAQVHFTPGMLGGKPGQVEVDFYLVPSVSMNLTALANCTKHGLWQSKQVDVKVTDGQE
- a CDS encoding M23 family metallopeptidase, whose amino-acid sequence is MAKEKRNGFLTKLRNKYRLIIYNDDTFSEVWFIKLTPLNLLAILGTSFVAMIVLFYVLIAYTSVRELIPGYPTEEMRLRALKAAEQLDSLSYQIALRDQKLQIISDILSGKPPSSSDTSQQAVEPVTPAAFHRSPEDSMLRQSVEEEDKFSVIPRQETSSPVAYTNFASQLFFPPVRGIVTNSFDPQTGHYGTDIVCQPGEGIKSVMSGTVLLSAWTIETGYLLVIQHPNNLISVYKHNAELLKQTGNMVKAGEVIAIVGNSGEYTSGPHLHFELWHNGIPVNPEDYILF
- a CDS encoding 1-deoxy-D-xylulose-5-phosphate reductoisomerase, whose amino-acid sequence is MISVKRIAILGSTGSIGTQALEVIRANPERFRVDVLSTNNRTDLLIQQAVEFLPEVVVVGNQEKYPQVRDALKGYRIRVLSGREGLNEAVKLPGTEVVLSALVGYAGLEPTIGAIEAGKNIALANKETMVIAGELVTRLARRKNVSILPVDSEHSAIFQCLIGEEENKAEKIILTASGGPFRNLPADKLHEVTLEDALRHPNWCMGSKITIDSASLMNKGLEIIEARWLFGLSPDQIEVVIHPQSIIHSMVQFRDGSIKAQMGLPDMRLPILFALGYPLRIPSDFPRLDFRKAMNLQFEPPDVQKFPCLQIAFDCMRAGGNMPCIMNAANEVAVGAFIEGKIAFTKIPEIISRTLEKSEYIAVPDLNDYHRSDRLAREIARILI
- the rseP gene encoding RIP metalloprotease RseP — encoded protein: MEILIRIIQFLLSISILVILHETGHFVFARLFKTRVEKFYLFFNPWFSLFKVKRGETEYGIGWLPLGGYVKIAGMIDESLDKEQLKQPPQPWEFRSKPAWQRLFIMLGGVLVNFLLAFIIYISVLFVWGEDYLPAQNARYGIMADSLALQIGLQNGDHIVAIDNKPVEDFHDIIKMIALEDARTIQVRRDSQMLTISVPDTLVSVLLKKPRFVDVRIPFVVGDFTKNSIAREAGFQKEDSLVAINGEPYVFFDEFRSAFSRHKGDSVTVTVIRKGNPVDIRLRVPETGLLGIYPVGDLSRFFQIKHLRYGFFAAIPAGIQKGYQTSIDYIRQFKLIFSRKTKGYESLGGFITIGSIFPGQWDWQAFWSMTAFLSIILAIMNILPIPALDGGHVLFLLYEIVTGRKPGDKFLEYAQIVGMSLLLALILYANLNDIIKLFR
- a CDS encoding twin-arginine translocase TatA/TatE family subunit, coding for MNPFILLGVIGPGQVILIVAIILLLFGGRKIPELMKGLGEGIREFKKASRLEEESSDSEKKPIEKS
- a CDS encoding DUF4837 family protein; amino-acid sequence: MKRTLLILSQIPVFLLLLAGCKENQRPMLPPVAGTAYDVLVVMPKYQWEGVLGDTMRSLLAYPIPYFPQREPILTLRHVQPDGFKGIFQTYRNVLIISIGNQYDKARLLLSRDVSAKTQIIYELQGPNQAAVIDLLVQNSQQIVGTILNTERLRTVELNKKYYDKNIHDKLLKNHSLSLSIPQGFAIQVDTGNFVWIEQMRGDNILGLLIWTYPYKDTLQLTKQALLAKRNEILRRNVPGKDPGSYMTTEKIFEPLFDVNRLGNQIFYQLSGLWTVEKGFMGGPFINVTTIDHVRKRIVTVDGFVFAPNQQKRNWLFQLEAIAYTISFPE